Within uncultured Methanoregula sp., the genomic segment CACCCGCGGAACCGGCCAGGCCCGCCGAAGTCCCGGCGCCTGCCAGCCCGGAGGAACCGGCTGAAGTTCCCGGGAAGAAACCCCCGGCAAAGACCCAGTCAACCCTCTTTGACGGGTTCTGATCCTGATCGCACGACATACCGGTGGAGGATAACCCCGCAGTCTATTTTCTCTCCCCCGTCGCCATAAGTCTCGAACCCGAGGTGGTAGACGACAAGATCGGCGCCGGCCCTACGGGCAAGGGCGATGAGGGGCGGGATCATCTCGATCGCCGGCCGGACCGCATAGATAACGTCCGCACCTTCGTACAGGGAGATCGTGGGATCGAACACGTCATCGACCGTAACCGGAACCGGGCCTGCCGGCAGTTCCCTGATATCGGTTGCGCGGACGAGCACTCCCGCGCCCCGGAGGATCTCGGCAGCGGTGGTATTGTGCCCGATTCCCACTTCAACGGCACGGGAATAGTGGCGTGCAATGTACTGGCCGATCGAGGTCTCAATATGTTTATAGGAACCCATTCCAACAGAATATAGCGATGCATATCCATATCTTTTGGGATTTCCAGTCCCCCGCCGGTCTCCAGATG encodes:
- a CDS encoding UPF0146 family protein, whose amino-acid sequence is MGSYKHIETSIGQYIARHYSRAVEVGIGHNTTAAEILRGAGVLVRATDIRELPAGPVPVTVDDVFDPTISLYEGADVIYAVRPAIEMIPPLIALARRAGADLVVYHLGFETYGDGGEKIDCGVILHRYVVRSGSEPVKEG